From the Bacteroidota bacterium genome, the window ATCAGGTATAGGGAAAGCATGTGCAATAGCCGCTGCAAAAGAAGGAGCCAACATCGTTGTGGCCGACTTGAAATCGGATAAGGCGAATATGGCCATGGAAGAGATAAAGCAGGAAAACCCGAAAGCAATCTTTATTGAATGCGATGTCTCAATATATAAGCAGGTTGAATCGGCCATTCAGAAAACGGTCAGCCTATTCTCTACCCTGGACGTGGCTTTAAATAATGCAGGGATTAGTGGCGAACCCAATAAAGTATGCGATATGAGTGAAGAGGCCTGGTTAAAAGTAATTCAGGTAAACCTGAACGGCGTCTTCAATTGCATGAA encodes:
- a CDS encoding SDR family NAD(P)-dependent oxidoreductase; protein product: MKKLENKTIFITGGLSGIGKACAIAAAKEGANIVVADLKSDKANMAMEEIKQENPKAIFIECDVSIYKQVESAIQKTVSLFSTLDVALNNAGISGEPNKVCDMSEEAWLKVIQVNLNGVFNCM